The Colletotrichum destructivum chromosome 7, complete sequence genome contains the following window.
GCCGACACCGACCTGCAGTCCCTTGGTGCCCTGCTCGCCGCGTCGCAGAACCAACGGGAGACTAAAGTTGAGTTCGAAGCGGGCCACGGGGTGAGCATACACAAGACCGACACCGGCGGCAGTCGACGGCAGGCCAGTGGCCAGGTCGCTTACTGCTCTCCAGGCGCTGCTGGCAACGCTCCCAGCATCGAGACTGCTCGGCGAGTCGCCGCCCTTGGTCTTGTTCTGCATCGCGACAAGCCTGCCGCCATTGGCAAAGACTTGGAAACGCAGCGAGGATTCAGGGCCCTTGTACGGCAGAGGAAACAGCATGTTCACGCTGCCGGCCGCGAACACGTCTCCACCAACCGAGTCCTGTCCGTCGTGGGGTCCGAGACCGCCGTAGTGGAAACCGCGGACATCGGTGGGCCCGCCGAGCTGGAATCTGTCGTTGATgcggctgggctgggcctTGCCCCCGGAGGAGAagccgagagggaggggataCAGCATGCCGAACCGGAAGCCTCCGCCGATGGAAACACCGGAAGGTCCCTTGACACCGGGGACGGGAACGGGCACAGCGCCGCCTACTTCCAGCTCATTCTTGGAAAAGGCGACGTCACCGCCGAGCgggccgacgccggcgagctcgaaGACAGACTTCAAAACGTAACCGCTCTGCGGCAACTGCGGGTTGTCCCTCTGGTCGCGCTGGTATGTGTGCTTGACGGAGCTCTTGACCGAATctccggcgtcggcgcggaCGGTCGGGCTGGCGTTGTCGCGCAGGCCGGTGACTTGACGCCAGATGCCCGAGTACTCGAGGGAGTGCATGTCCTTGGGGCCCGAGAGCCACGAGAAGCGCAGGTTTCCGCCCTTCAGAACCTCCTCGTGGGCGGCCCATGACTTGTcggtcgccgacgccagccCCTCGAGCGCAATCCTAGTGTCGGGGTTGCTCTGGACCGGCGCGCTCAGGGTCGCACTGTAGGCGGAACGGGTTCTTGTACCGGCGCTGGCGTTAACGGTGAGCTGCTCGGCACCACCAAAAATGTTGCGCCAGAGCAAAGAGGTGTAGGCGGAACCCTCGCTGTTTCCGACATCGGTTCCAGCGTTGAACTTGTAGCGAGAGAGCTCCTTGACgacaacgtcgacgtcgacatcggTCGGGGTGGTCGAGGGGTCGGTCTGGTTCGAGCTGTTGAGGTGGACCTTGGGGTCGGGGTGGAAGATGCCTGTTGAGGTCAGTCCATGCTTGTGTGTCGTTGATGGGCGCCAAGCCAGTGTTGTTGTTCCCTACCCAGTCTCTCGAGCTTTCCTCTGGCATCGCCTAGGCGAGCTGCCACCTCACCGAGGGTGGAGTTGCTGTTGACATCCTCGGCCAGAAGCGGCTGGAATATGGGGTCGAGGAATCCTCGTCTCGTGTTCGTAGCACCGTGGACCTGAAGACGGTTGATGGTCATGGGCTGAGAGTTTTGTTCGGCTAGCTACAGCGAGCATTAGCACAGGCAACCGAGGGCGCGGGGAGGATGGCAACTTGCCAATGCTTGTAGCCTTCTGATCTTAGCTTCCTCTTGCAGcttctcgaactcggccgAGGACTCGGCCTCCTTCCGCAGCGCATCCGGGCCGGCCTGAAGCTTGTCGATCGGGCTGGAAGCCTGACGTTTTGAGAAATTCTGGTTAGCCGGCGAGCGCAACACAGAAGGGCCAATTGCGGCATGTACTCACGGAGCTTCCGCTCAGACTTGATTGCGACGCCATTGGAGCTTCTGTGAAAGCTAGAAGAGCCCTGGGGGCAGTGAATTGGCAGGGGGAAAGTGACACACGAGCCGACAGGCTTCGGTTGAATTCGAGATGCAGCACGGAGCGCAAAGGAACCGACCGGGACGGATGATGAGGCGGATTGGCGGATTGGTGCCGATTGAGGCTGGTGCCCGAAGCTCAATGTGGGGTTCGAAGCTCCAGCCACACTGTCTGACGGAAATGGAATACACTGGAACTTGGGTGTTGCTGGTGTGGCTGATCATGTGGCTGAGGGGCATGGCTGATGCTCGGCCGGCAGTGACATAGTGCTGTGGAGTTCAACGGTACGTACCTCTCTTTCACTCACCTTGGCTTTCGACAACGCACCGGCGCTTGCCAGTTGCCACAGCCTCGCTGCAGTCCCCCCCAGTTACATGTCCTCCTCACCCACCCTGTGACTGTGTTTATTGCGCTCGCTCTTCCATCTTCCTCAACCCGCCCAGCAGCTCAAACAAGGCGTACGGAATCTTTCCCGAGTCGACCTATCAGCCTCCAGTCACCACCCAATCCAACCCTTCGACACTCGTTCTTTACCGCTCAAGTCCTCGCTTCTTCGTCTACCGCCACGTGCCCCTTGACGATTACGTCGTTCATCTCCAAGTCCGGAATCGTAGGACCTCGTCAAACTTCGTCCCTCATAAGCCTCTACAATCATGGCAGCCAGCAAGGCCGCGCAGAAAAGGGTCCGTATGCTCTGCAACTGTCCGCTCCACTCTGCTATTCTCTTTGGGTTGATGACTGACCCCCCATACGCAGTTGACGCGCGAGTACAAGACCATCGCCGAGAACCCTCCACCATACATCGAAGCCCATCCCTCCGATTCCAATATCCTTGAGTATGTGGTTCCCATCTGTTGCATCTACACAGACTAACACATCATACCTAGGTGGCACTACATCATCACTGGCCCCGAGAACACGCCGTACCATGGCGGGCAATATTGGGGCACCCTCGTTTTCCCTCCCAACTACCCCTTCGCGCCCCCAGCCATCCGAATGCACACCCCATCGGGCCGCTTCCAGCCATCGACCCGATTATGtctctccatctccgacTTCCATCCGAAATCCTTCAACCCTGCCTGGGAGGTCTCAACCATCCTGATAGGTCTGCTTTCTTTCATGACGAGCGAAGAGATGACTACCGGTTCTGTCTCGAGCACCGAAGCGGAGCGCAAGATGCTGGCGGCACGGACACGGTGGTGGAACtcgaccggcggcggctcccaCGCCAAGTCGAACCCGGCGCAAAAGGGcaacgtcaaggccggcgatggcggcgccaaGTTCCGCTCCGAATGGCCCGATGTCGACAAGGCTAACTGGGAATGGATGAAGGAGCACAAGATCGACATGGCAACAGGGAACAAGATTGGCGGCGCGGCAGGGGCCTCATGCGGGCCCCAGCTTGGTATCGCGAACGGCAGCGGTCAccaggcccaggccgtcgtcgatgccgtcgtcCAGCAGCGGGACGCCGGCCGGGGGTGGCTGAACCAGAAcaagctcctcgtcgccggcggtgTCATCTTCTTCTATGTCCTGCTTGCGAGAGTTTTGGGTACCAGTGAGTGATCTGGAGTAAGAGTAGACGCGGATTGGGGTCTCGGCCAGCCATGGCCGCGGATGGCTGTCAGAGGAGGCGGATAATACTGTGCGCATGGGATGACACGGCTGAGCATGGCGTTTTTGGGCTTTccgtcaacggcaacggACCAGAGTGAAACAAATGAGTCTTGACTAATAGTTTTAGAGGACTGAGACGGCCGATCGGGTTATGGCAAAACTCGCATGAACGAATGTACTTTAGATCAACAAACGGATCGGCTTTTGGAAACGACATTTGGAACCAGTTTCTGACCACTATTCTCTGTTAAAGTTCGTGCCGCGACTGACTTCAGCCAAGGACCCAGCTGAAGGCTCCGTCTTACATTATCGCGTGATGTGGAAGGGATATGTTCCCTGTCGTTTTTGAAAATCAAGGCGGACGAGGCTACGGAGTAGAAGGACGGTTAGTCAAATAGACTGGGATCCGTTGCAGCTGCCTCTTCGAGTCTTTAACGTCATTCTGCACAGGCGGGTTCTTGTTGTAAGTTGATGGTGCTATCGGATTGCTATCGCCGAAGAAGGTCGGCATGTCGCAACGCCGTATAGAAAAGTAGACGACGAGCACACACAACTGATGagcggaggaagaggccaagTATCGTCTGAAGGGAGAGGAAATATCGCGATCAACAGACGACAAATGTAAGCGGCAACCGGCGACGGTCACAGCAAGGTTTTTGAACAGTGCCACCGCCCAGCCCTCGGCCCCGAACAGACAGAGAATGAGTTTCGGGTGTTGAAGTGAGCTTTGGCAGGGGAAACATCCAACAAAACCCAGAGCATGGGAAAAAACTGCTGCATTGGTGAACCGAAACGTGTATCGGTGACATGGAGTTACGTTGAGGGGGTCAAGACTCAAGAGACGCAAGAGACCGGATAGACCAGTGAGAGGCTTGGAGTTCAGACGACACAGGGGGAGGCTGTGAGACGTTGCGTACACATGAGCTGGCTAACGCCGATCATCATCGGGAGGCGCCTTTTACTGTCTCTTTGGAGGCACAGAATACGCAACTCACCACCTCCTTAGTCGGTTGTTTGAACCATCGTCGTGTTGATATCCGTCTCCTTAAGAATGCTTGTAAGCTCTTTCTACGCTACTCTGTTCTGGGGCGTAGCTTCCAGATGTATCATCCCCGGTACATCGCTGCATCGTCGTCTGTGCGTCGGGTCATTTAGAAGTCAATCAACCAGCCTTTTTGAAGGTCCAAGACGGCTTGGCTGGTGTTGGCGATGAGGCACCTGGACCGAGGCTGCCACATTTATGCTTTTTAATCATGAACCTTGGTAATGTGACAGTCTGTGATCACTTGCCGACCTTCTCACCGCTTCCGAGGAGAGTCTCAATTGCATGCTTACTCTCGTCTCAAGTTGTCGATAGACAAAAGAGGTGGTACGGTCTGAAGTTCACGGCGCATTGGGCCTTGGAGAAAGCTCGTCCGGCCGAATTGTGCGTGCCTCGCCGTGATACGATGAGAAATCGACTGACAATGCTCAACACGGTTCACTAATAACACCGACCGAAGCTCTCGCAAGAGCCTGTGGCATTGACCACCGGTATGCCCCGATTCaatggagaggaagaagcttCCACGTTAGGGTTTTCAACCTGAAATCAGCCCCATGAAACCCTATGAGCCGTTAATAGTGTCTAATGGTCAAGGTGGCTACAGTCGACCGCCTACAGCGATTTTATGCTAGGAGCATATTTTCAAAGTAAGGAAAAGTGATGAATCTCAAGGCCAGAGCCTGTTTCGCGCGCGCGCGAACGTAGATCAAACCGCCGCTGGCCGTGCTCCAACCCCAGACCGCAGCCCTACCATTACCTCACAAGACGTATCAGTATGAGACATGAAGTTTGGTGTCGATCACAGTGTACCAACGGGATCGTACCCTTGTTGAAGAACAAACCTTGTTCCCAACTATCTACCACGGACCATGGACTTTTAAGAGTAAAATTCGAGTTTAAACCCACCCCTGGCTGATAAGTGGTTTCGTGGCGACGAACGTTTGTCAAGCGGAAGCATGACACGCCCGTGCTTTGGGAGTGGAGGGTTAATTCGTCTCGCGAGAGGGATATGAGGGCAGGCGGACATTACATcgcacacacatacacacacctTACGACAGATAGCATGATAAAGTCTACTACGGTGTGTGGTAAGCTCCAACCCCAGGCCTGATATTG
Protein-coding sequences here:
- a CDS encoding Putative ubiquitin-conjugating enzyme E2, ubiquitin-conjugating enzyme/RWD; the encoded protein is MAASKAAQKRLTREYKTIAENPPPYIEAHPSDSNILEWHYIITGPENTPYHGGQYWGTLVFPPNYPFAPPAIRMHTPSGRFQPSTRLCLSISDFHPKSFNPAWEVSTILIGLLSFMTSEEMTTGSVSSTEAERKMLAARTRWWNSTGGGSHAKSNPAQKGNVKAGDGGAKFRSEWPDVDKANWEWMKEHKIDMATGNKIGGAAGASCGPQLGIANGSGHQAQAVVDAVVQQRDAGRGWLNQNKLLVAGGVIFFYVLLARVLGTSE
- a CDS encoding Putative bacterial surface antigen (D15), surface antigen D15 → MASQSSLSGSSASSPIDKLQAGPDALRKEAESSAEFEKLQEEAKIRRLQALLAEQNSQPMTINRLQVHGATNTRRGFLDPIFQPLLAEDVNSNSTLGEVAARLGDARGKLERLGIFHPDPKVHLNSSNQTDPSTTPTDVDVDVVVKELSRYKFNAGTDVGNSEGSAYTSLLWRNIFGGAEQLTVNASAGTRTRSAYSATLSAPVQSNPDTRIALEGLASATDKSWAAHEEVLKGGNLRFSWLSGPKDMHSLEYSGIWRQVTGLRDNASPTVRADAGDSVKSSVKHTYQRDQRDNPQLPQSGYVLKSVFELAGVGPLGGDVAFSKNELEVGGAVPVPVPGVKGPSGVSIGGGFRFGMLYPLPLGFSSGGKAQPSRINDRFQLGGPTDVRGFHYGGLGPHDGQDSVGGDVFAAGSVNMLFPLPYKGPESSLRFQVFANGGRLVAMQNKTKGGDSPSSLDAGSVASSAWRAVSDLATGLPSTAAGVGLVYAHPVARFELNFSLPLVLRRGEQGTKGLQVGVGINFL